The Pyrus communis chromosome 2, drPyrComm1.1, whole genome shotgun sequence genome includes a window with the following:
- the LOC137724782 gene encoding protein ALP1-like, which produces MLCDRSSHTHWVVYIMSQSSMEAEGGEEMEVDEVDEEMEVVQMVEEQIEEEEEIDEEEIEEELYETIKYLLMAIQAIVHVLKEFIITFGQPIERPLNRRSITIEGYNYIHIVLKEDHPEDFRQRYRMYHDVFVKLCTIIREKTLLRDTKFICIEEMLATFLLIVGHNSRYCLLRDTFGRSHWTVSINFNKVLKALNTIAQEMMAKHGLAVPSKIRESTRFYPYLKDCIGAIDGTHIPVSVSGCDVSSYRNRKGVISQNVLAACNFDLEFMCILSGWEGPAHDSRVLNDALRRRNGLKVPQDDESSLSPPLSVSERDLDQDFQTQEQQRNIANEWRYNIALDMWRDAHNDNNMNGG; this is translated from the exons ATGTTATGTGATAGATCATCCCACACGCATTGGGTAGTTTATATAATGTCTCAATCAAGCATGGAAGCGGAAGGTGGGGAAGAAATGGAAGTGGACGAAGTGGATGAAGAAATGGAAGTGGTGCAAATGGTGGAAgaacaaattgaagaagaagaagaaattgatgaagaagaaattgagGAAGAACTTTATGAAAccattaaatatttattgaTGGCAATTCAAGCTATAGTCCACGTGCTAAAAGAGTTTATAATTACATTTGGACAACCTATTGAACGTCCTTTAAATCGACGATCAATTACTATAGAAGGAtacaattatatacatatagtATTGAAAGAGGACCACCCAGAGGATTTCCGGCAAAGGTATAGAATGTATCATGATGTGTTTGTGAAGTTATGCACTATTATTAGAGAAAAAACACTCTTACGAGATACAAAATTCATTTGCATAGAAGAAATGCTTGCAACATTTTTGCTTATTGTTGGACACAATAGTAGATATTGTCTACTACGTGATACGTTTGGGCGATCACATTGGACTGTCAGTATAAATTTTAACAAAGTTTTGAAGGCCTTGAACACAATAGCACAGGAGATGATGGCCAAACATGGATTAGCAGTGCCATCTAAAATAAGGGAAAGTACAAGATTTTACCCTTACTTGAAG GATTGTATTGGAGCTATTGATGGCACACATATCCCAGTATCAGTGTCCGGATGCGATGTAAGCAGTTATCGTAATCGTAAGGGTGTCATATCACAAAATGTATTAGCTGCTTGTAACTTTGATTTGGAATTCATGTGCATCCTTAGTGGGTGGGAAGGACCGGCTCATGATTCAAGAGTACTAAATGATGCTTTGAGAAGAAGGAATGGACTTAAAGTGCCACAAg ATGATGAATCTTCTTTGTCTCCACCATTGTCAGTTTCTGAAAGGGATCTTGACCAAGATTTTCAAACACAAGAACAACAACGGAATATTGCTAATGAATGGAGATATAATATAGCTTTGGACATGTGGAGAGATGCTCATAATGATAACAATATGAATGGAGGATAA
- the LOC137726017 gene encoding uncharacterized protein: MAGTVDPIPNSIKKLWDKWNLRGFILLSLTLQTLLILFAPARKRTPNMGIMFIVWSSYLLADWAANFAIGLISNSQGDHAGDDYPGDLLAFWAPFLLLHLGGPDTITAFALEDNTLWLRHFLGLIFQVAAAVYVYIRSFPKNKLWLPTGLLFLAGIIKYAERTRSLYSASLDNFKEAMMKKADPGPNYAKLMEEYSSRKDSQLPTHIELTAERSKESRTVTYVIGKDELDSDIAVVRHAHYFYQIFKGLIVDLIFSFHERHESRAVFHERTPKEAFKLIAVELNFMYEALFTKAAVVHTKPAYILRVVSFSAIVVALVFFYRLEKEGLHSFDVRITYTLLFGAISLDSIATVMLTFSDWTIAALNKFWQNSGLAKTIFGKYLDFKRSWGWPTAKTRNEGGQIPKTKATKCLEWIRRILFRRWYESVSTFNLIHYSLKEKRKKSPKWYDCFGIGYIKVITLFGLKDLHDKLTYRTKKPLAEELWVFIFEQLISKSMLADDPETARKIGAARGDWVLEGSDWDSNVITKLLSYVVDVEYDKSILLWHIATELCFNDDKSKTEGEAAPEVSDETKKSKEHSRTISDYMLYLLVMQPSMMSSITGIGQIRFRDTCAEAKKFFSRRDLESGQVKEACEKLLEVNTDVEPVAVKGDRSKSVLFDACILAKELRKLEDRKWELMSEVWVEILSYTATHCRANDHAQLLSKGGELVTFVWLLMAHFGIGEQFQINEGHARAKLIVGK; the protein is encoded by the coding sequence ATGGCCGGTACGGTTGACCCCATTCCTAACAGCATCAAGAAGCTATGGGACAAGTGGAACCTCAGGGGCTTTATCCTCTTAAGCCTCACATTGCAGACCCTTCTAATTCTTTTTGCACCCGCGCGAAAGCGGACGCCAAACATGGGGATAATGTTCATCGTTTGGTCATCTTACTTGCTCGCTGACTGGGCTGCTAACTTTGCAATTGGATTAATCTCAAACAGCCAAGGCGACCATGCAGGTGACGACTATCCTGGTGATCTTTTGGCATTTTGGGCTCCCTTTCTTTTGTTGCACCTTGGCGGTCCAGACACCATTACTGCGTTTGCGCTTGAAGATAACACTCTGTGGCTCAGGCACTTTCTTGGCCTCATATTCCAGGTTGCAGCTGCTGTGTATGTCTACATTCGATCCTTCCCCAAAAACAAACTATGGCTCCCAACCGGCCTCCTTTTTCTTGCTGGAATCATCAAGTATGCTGAGCGCACACGCTCCTTGTATAGTGCAAGCTTGGATAATTTCAAGGAAGCCATGATGAAAAAAGCTGATCCAGGACCGAATTACGCAAAGCTTATGGAAGAGTACTCCTCGAGAAAAGATTCCCAACTTCCAACTCATATAGAACTCACAGCAGAACGCAGCAAGGAATCTAGGACGGTGACTTACGTGATAGGCAAAGATGAGCTGGACAGTGATATTGCAGTGGTGAGACATGCTCATTATTTCTATCAAATCTTCAAGGGTCTAATTGTGGATCTCATTTTCAGCTTCCATGAACGCCATGAGAGTCGTGCAGTCTTCCATGAAAGAACACCGAAAGAAGCATTTAAATTAATTGCAGTCGAGCTCAACTTTATGTATGAAGCTCTCTTCACCAAGGCTGCTGTGGTGCATACTAAGCCAGCATACATTCTCCGGGTGGTTTCCTTCAGCGCGATTGTTGTAgcccttgttttcttttatagATTAGAGAAAGAGGGTTTGCACTCGTTTGATGTTAGAATTACCTATACCTTGCTGTTTGGTGCCATAAGCTTGGATTCAATAGCTACTGTTATGCTTACATTCTCAGATTGGACCATTGCTGCTCTGAATAAGTTTTGGCAAAATTCTGGTCTAGCCAAAACTATTTTTGGAAAGTATCTCGATTTCAAGAGATCGTGGGGGTGGCCTACGGCAAAAACAAGAAATGAGGGCGGCCAAATTCCTAAAACAAAAGCAACGAAATGTTTGGAGTGGATTAGGCGAATCCTATTTCGGAGGTGGTACGAATCTGTCTCTACATTCAACTTGATACATTATTCCCTCAAGGAGAAGCGGAAAAAGTCCCCGAAATGGTATGACTGCTTTGGCATTGGCTACATTAAAGTCATCACCTTATTTGGCCTCAAGGATCTTCATGATAAGTTGACATATAGGACCAAAAAGCCGCTCGCTGAAGAGttatgggtttttatttttgagcAGTTGATAAGTAAATCCATGCTCGCTGATGATCCTGAAACTGCAAGGAAAATAGGTGCGGCCAGAGGTGATTGGGTTCTCGAGGGTAGCGATTGGGATAGTAATGTGATCACTAAGTTACTATCTTACGTTGTTGATGTGGAATATGACAAGAGCATTTTATTGTGGCACATTGCTACGGAGTTGTGTTTCAACGATGACAAAAGCAAAACTGAAGGTGAAGCTGCGCCTGAAGTTAGTGATGAAACTAAAAAAAGTAAAGAACACAGTAGGACCATATCTGATTATATGTTGTACCTCTTAGTTATGCAGCCTTCTATGATGTCTTCTATAACAGGAATTGGACAAATAAGATTCCGGGACACGTGCGCAGAAGCCAAGAAATTCTTCAGCAGAAGGGATCTAGAATCTGGACAAGTGAAAGAAGCTTGCGAAAAACTCCTGGAGGTAAATACAGATGTTGAGCCTGTTGCTGTCAAAGGAGATAGAAGTAAATCAGTGTTGTTCGATGCTTGTATTCTGGCCAAAGAGTTGAGAAAATTGGAGGACAGGAAATGGGAGCTGATGAGTGAAGTGTGGGTGGAAATTCTGTCTTATACCGCAACTCATTGCCGAGCGAATGACCATGCGCAACTGCTGAGCAAAGGTGGAGAGCTAGTGACTTTTGTTTGGTTATTGATGGCTCATTTTGGCATAGGAGAACAGTTCCAAATAAATGAGGGCCATGCGAGAGCAAAACTCATCGTGGGAAAGTGA
- the LOC137726016 gene encoding transcriptional corepressor LEUNIG_HOMOLOG-like isoform X1 produces MTQSNWEADKMLDVYIHDYLLKRKLLASANAFMTEGKVATDPVAIDAPGGFLFEWWSVFWDIFIARTNEKHSEAAAAYIEAQQIKAREQQQIEMQQLQLLQQHSAQLQRRDPSHPAVGGAINAINSEGGMGQPSASVLAMKMYEDRMKHPHLMDSEASPSLIDASRMALLKSAANPQGQLVQGNSGNMPAALHQIQARIPLTTDIKSEVSLGATQKSLPMDPSSIYGQAILQSKSGLSSAGLNQGITGLPLKGWPLTGIDQLRPNLGVQMQKPNLQTQNQFLLAPQQQQVLGQGNSTSYGDMDPRRFSGLPRGSLNAKDGQSTRNDGSMSSPVLLSSPKIKMAQMQHPSSQQHEQLPQQQLQQKNRKRKQHSSSGPANSTGTGNTVGPSPSSPASTHTPGDGINTANSMQHVNSMPKSLMTYGPDGTGLPASSNLLDDIGRFGDVGSLEDNVESFLSNDGGDGRDLYGTLKQSPKQHQKDSSKGFTFGEVGCIRTRTSKVTCCHFSSDGKLLASAGHDKKVVLWNMDTLQTESTPEEHKLVITDVRFRPNSSQLATASVDKSIRLWDAANPNYCLHAYTGHNSPIMSLDFHPKKTDLFCFCDHDNEIRYWNINPFSCIRSSKGGTAQVRFQPRTGQLLAAASDKMVSIFDVETDRQTHSFQGHSDMVNYICWHANGEYLASVSQNLVKIWSISSGECIQELGSNGNRFHSCVFHPSYSTLLVIGGISSLELWNMAENKSMTVAAHENIISALAQSPDTGMVASASHDSSVKLWK; encoded by the exons ATGACTCAGAGTAATTGGGAAGCCGATAAAAT GCTTGATGTTTATATTCATGActatttgttgaaaagaaaattgcttGCTTCTGCAAATGCGTTTATGACGGAAGGGAAGGTTGCTACAGATCCAGTAG CAATTGATGCACCAGGAGGATTCCTCTTTGAATGGTGGTCTGTCTTTTGGGACATATTCATTGCAAGGACAAATGAGAAGCATTCGGAGGCTGCTGCAGCTTACATTGAG GCACAGCAAATTAAGGCAAGGGAGCAACAGCAGATAGAAATGCAGCAGCTACAGCTATTGCAGCAGCACAGTGCTCAGTTACAGCGTAGGGATCCTAGTCATCCTGCTGTTGGTGGTGCTATAAATGCTATAAACTCTGAGGGTGGTATGGGGCAACCATCGGCCAGTGTGCTAGCCATGAAAATGTATGAAGATCGTATGAAACACCCTCACTTAATGGATTCAGAGGCATCCCCTTCACTTATTGATGCCAGTAGGATGGCCCTGCTCAAATCAGCTGCAAATCCACAAGG CCAGTTGGTACAAGGCAATTCTGGGAACATGCCTGCTGCCTTGCACCAAATCCAAGCACGAATTCCTTTAACCACT GACATCAAAAGCGAAGTTAGCTTAGGTGCAACTCAGAAAAGTTTGCCTATGGATCCTTCATCAATTTATGGACAAGCAATTTTACAGTCAAAATCTGGACTAAGCAGTGCAG GATTGAATCAAGGTATTACAGGTCTTCCTTTGAAGGGTTGGCCTCTAACT GGAATCGACCAGTTACGACCAAATTTGGGTGTACAAATGCAGAAGCCAAATCTTCAGACCCAAAATCAGTTCCTTTTGGCACCTCAACAACAGCAAGTTTTGGGACAAGGTAATTCAACAAGTTATGGAGATATGGATCCTCGCAGATTTTCTGGACTGCCTAGGGGTAGCTTGAATGCAAAAGATGGTCAATCTACCAGAAATGATGGATCTATGTCCTCTCCAGTTTTATTGAGTTCACCAAAG ATAAAAATGGCTCAAATGCAGCACCCTTCCTCTCAACAACACGAACAATTACCACAACAGCAACTGCAACAG aaaaacagaaaaaggaaACAACACTCTTCCTCTGGACCTGCCAACAGCACTGGCACAGGAAACACTGTTGGCCCTTCACCCAGTTCGCCAGCATCAACTCACACGCCTGGTGATGGAATTAACACAGCCAATAGTATGCAGCATGTCAACAGTATGCCAAAAAGCTTGATGACGTATGGTCCAGATGGAACAGGACTTCCGGCATCTTCCAATTTACTG GATGACATTGGACGATTTGGAGATGTTGGTTCTTTAGAAGATAATGTGGAAtcatttttgtcaaatgatggGGGCGACGGGAGGGATCTGTATGGGACATTAAAGCAGAGTCCTAAACAGCACCAAAAAGATTCTTCTAAAG GTTTTACATTTGGTGAAGTTGGCTGCATACGCACCAGAACCAGTAAAGTTACTTGCTGTCACTTCTCTTCAGATGGGAAGTTGCTGGCTAGTGCTGGACATGACAAGAAG GTTGTCCTCTGGAACATGGATACTCTGCAGACAGAGAGTACTCCCGAAGAACATAAGTTAGTTATCACAGATGTTCGGTTTAGACCAAATTCATCTCAGCTGGCAACAGCTTCAGTTGACAAATCTATACGATTGTGGGATGCAGCCAAT CCTAACTATTGTTTACATGCATATACGGGGCACAACTCACCTATCATGTCCCTTGACTTCCACCCTAAGAAGACTGATCTATTTTGTTTCTGTGATCATGACAATGAAATTCGGTACTGGAATATTAACCCATTCTCTTGTATTCGTAGTTCGAAG GGAGGTACTGCGCAAGTGAGGTTTCAGCCAAGAACTGGACAACTGCTGGCAGCAGCCTCAGATAAAATGGTTTCCATCTTTGATGTCGAAACTGACAGGCAAACGCACTCGTTCCAG GGGCACTCTGACATGGTAAACTACATTTGTTGGCATGCAAATGGAGAATATCTGGCATCTGTCAGTCAGAACTTGGTGAAGATTTGGTCAATATCTTCGGGAGAGTGTATTCAGGAGCTCGGCTCTAACGGCAACCGGTTTCATTCGTGTGTTTTTCACCCAAGTTATTCAACTCTCTTGGTCATTGGAGGAATCTCG TCTTTGGAGCTGTGGAACATGGCTGAGAACAAGAGCATGACAGTGGCGGCACACGAGAATATAATCTCGGCTCTGGCTCAGTCGCCTGACACTGGAATGGTTGCGTCGGCAAGTCATGACAGCTCTGTCAAGTTATGGAAGTGA
- the LOC137726016 gene encoding transcriptional corepressor LEUNIG_HOMOLOG-like isoform X3 — protein sequence MQQLQLLQQHSAQLQRRDPSHPAVGGAINAINSEGGMGQPSASVLAMKMYEDRMKHPHLMDSEASPSLIDASRMALLKSAANPQGQLVQGNSGNMPAALHQIQARIPLTTDIKSEVSLGATQKSLPMDPSSIYGQAILQSKSGLSSAGLNQGITGLPLKGWPLTGIDQLRPNLGVQMQKPNLQTQNQFLLAPQQQQVLGQGNSTSYGDMDPRRFSGLPRGSLNAKDGQSTRNDGSMSSPVLLSSPKIKMAQMQHPSSQQHEQLPQQQLQQKNRKRKQHSSSGPANSTGTGNTVGPSPSSPASTHTPGDGINTANSMQHVNSMPKSLMTYGPDGTGLPASSNLLDDIGRFGDVGSLEDNVESFLSNDGGDGRDLYGTLKQSPKQHQKDSSKGFTFGEVGCIRTRTSKVTCCHFSSDGKLLASAGHDKKVVLWNMDTLQTESTPEEHKLVITDVRFRPNSSQLATASVDKSIRLWDAANPNYCLHAYTGHNSPIMSLDFHPKKTDLFCFCDHDNEIRYWNINPFSCIRSSKGGTAQVRFQPRTGQLLAAASDKMVSIFDVETDRQTHSFQGHSDMVNYICWHANGEYLASVSQNLVKIWSISSGECIQELGSNGNRFHSCVFHPSYSTLLVIGGISSLELWNMAENKSMTVAAHENIISALAQSPDTGMVASASHDSSVKLWK from the exons ATGCAGCAGCTACAGCTATTGCAGCAGCACAGTGCTCAGTTACAGCGTAGGGATCCTAGTCATCCTGCTGTTGGTGGTGCTATAAATGCTATAAACTCTGAGGGTGGTATGGGGCAACCATCGGCCAGTGTGCTAGCCATGAAAATGTATGAAGATCGTATGAAACACCCTCACTTAATGGATTCAGAGGCATCCCCTTCACTTATTGATGCCAGTAGGATGGCCCTGCTCAAATCAGCTGCAAATCCACAAGG CCAGTTGGTACAAGGCAATTCTGGGAACATGCCTGCTGCCTTGCACCAAATCCAAGCACGAATTCCTTTAACCACT GACATCAAAAGCGAAGTTAGCTTAGGTGCAACTCAGAAAAGTTTGCCTATGGATCCTTCATCAATTTATGGACAAGCAATTTTACAGTCAAAATCTGGACTAAGCAGTGCAG GATTGAATCAAGGTATTACAGGTCTTCCTTTGAAGGGTTGGCCTCTAACT GGAATCGACCAGTTACGACCAAATTTGGGTGTACAAATGCAGAAGCCAAATCTTCAGACCCAAAATCAGTTCCTTTTGGCACCTCAACAACAGCAAGTTTTGGGACAAGGTAATTCAACAAGTTATGGAGATATGGATCCTCGCAGATTTTCTGGACTGCCTAGGGGTAGCTTGAATGCAAAAGATGGTCAATCTACCAGAAATGATGGATCTATGTCCTCTCCAGTTTTATTGAGTTCACCAAAG ATAAAAATGGCTCAAATGCAGCACCCTTCCTCTCAACAACACGAACAATTACCACAACAGCAACTGCAACAG aaaaacagaaaaaggaaACAACACTCTTCCTCTGGACCTGCCAACAGCACTGGCACAGGAAACACTGTTGGCCCTTCACCCAGTTCGCCAGCATCAACTCACACGCCTGGTGATGGAATTAACACAGCCAATAGTATGCAGCATGTCAACAGTATGCCAAAAAGCTTGATGACGTATGGTCCAGATGGAACAGGACTTCCGGCATCTTCCAATTTACTG GATGACATTGGACGATTTGGAGATGTTGGTTCTTTAGAAGATAATGTGGAAtcatttttgtcaaatgatggGGGCGACGGGAGGGATCTGTATGGGACATTAAAGCAGAGTCCTAAACAGCACCAAAAAGATTCTTCTAAAG GTTTTACATTTGGTGAAGTTGGCTGCATACGCACCAGAACCAGTAAAGTTACTTGCTGTCACTTCTCTTCAGATGGGAAGTTGCTGGCTAGTGCTGGACATGACAAGAAG GTTGTCCTCTGGAACATGGATACTCTGCAGACAGAGAGTACTCCCGAAGAACATAAGTTAGTTATCACAGATGTTCGGTTTAGACCAAATTCATCTCAGCTGGCAACAGCTTCAGTTGACAAATCTATACGATTGTGGGATGCAGCCAAT CCTAACTATTGTTTACATGCATATACGGGGCACAACTCACCTATCATGTCCCTTGACTTCCACCCTAAGAAGACTGATCTATTTTGTTTCTGTGATCATGACAATGAAATTCGGTACTGGAATATTAACCCATTCTCTTGTATTCGTAGTTCGAAG GGAGGTACTGCGCAAGTGAGGTTTCAGCCAAGAACTGGACAACTGCTGGCAGCAGCCTCAGATAAAATGGTTTCCATCTTTGATGTCGAAACTGACAGGCAAACGCACTCGTTCCAG GGGCACTCTGACATGGTAAACTACATTTGTTGGCATGCAAATGGAGAATATCTGGCATCTGTCAGTCAGAACTTGGTGAAGATTTGGTCAATATCTTCGGGAGAGTGTATTCAGGAGCTCGGCTCTAACGGCAACCGGTTTCATTCGTGTGTTTTTCACCCAAGTTATTCAACTCTCTTGGTCATTGGAGGAATCTCG TCTTTGGAGCTGTGGAACATGGCTGAGAACAAGAGCATGACAGTGGCGGCACACGAGAATATAATCTCGGCTCTGGCTCAGTCGCCTGACACTGGAATGGTTGCGTCGGCAAGTCATGACAGCTCTGTCAAGTTATGGAAGTGA
- the LOC137726016 gene encoding transcriptional corepressor LEUNIG_HOMOLOG-like isoform X2, which yields MTEGKVATDPVAIDAPGGFLFEWWSVFWDIFIARTNEKHSEAAAAYIEAQQIKAREQQQIEMQQLQLLQQHSAQLQRRDPSHPAVGGAINAINSEGGMGQPSASVLAMKMYEDRMKHPHLMDSEASPSLIDASRMALLKSAANPQGQLVQGNSGNMPAALHQIQARIPLTTDIKSEVSLGATQKSLPMDPSSIYGQAILQSKSGLSSAGLNQGITGLPLKGWPLTGIDQLRPNLGVQMQKPNLQTQNQFLLAPQQQQVLGQGNSTSYGDMDPRRFSGLPRGSLNAKDGQSTRNDGSMSSPVLLSSPKIKMAQMQHPSSQQHEQLPQQQLQQKNRKRKQHSSSGPANSTGTGNTVGPSPSSPASTHTPGDGINTANSMQHVNSMPKSLMTYGPDGTGLPASSNLLDDIGRFGDVGSLEDNVESFLSNDGGDGRDLYGTLKQSPKQHQKDSSKGFTFGEVGCIRTRTSKVTCCHFSSDGKLLASAGHDKKVVLWNMDTLQTESTPEEHKLVITDVRFRPNSSQLATASVDKSIRLWDAANPNYCLHAYTGHNSPIMSLDFHPKKTDLFCFCDHDNEIRYWNINPFSCIRSSKGGTAQVRFQPRTGQLLAAASDKMVSIFDVETDRQTHSFQGHSDMVNYICWHANGEYLASVSQNLVKIWSISSGECIQELGSNGNRFHSCVFHPSYSTLLVIGGISSLELWNMAENKSMTVAAHENIISALAQSPDTGMVASASHDSSVKLWK from the exons ATGACGGAAGGGAAGGTTGCTACAGATCCAGTAG CAATTGATGCACCAGGAGGATTCCTCTTTGAATGGTGGTCTGTCTTTTGGGACATATTCATTGCAAGGACAAATGAGAAGCATTCGGAGGCTGCTGCAGCTTACATTGAG GCACAGCAAATTAAGGCAAGGGAGCAACAGCAGATAGAAATGCAGCAGCTACAGCTATTGCAGCAGCACAGTGCTCAGTTACAGCGTAGGGATCCTAGTCATCCTGCTGTTGGTGGTGCTATAAATGCTATAAACTCTGAGGGTGGTATGGGGCAACCATCGGCCAGTGTGCTAGCCATGAAAATGTATGAAGATCGTATGAAACACCCTCACTTAATGGATTCAGAGGCATCCCCTTCACTTATTGATGCCAGTAGGATGGCCCTGCTCAAATCAGCTGCAAATCCACAAGG CCAGTTGGTACAAGGCAATTCTGGGAACATGCCTGCTGCCTTGCACCAAATCCAAGCACGAATTCCTTTAACCACT GACATCAAAAGCGAAGTTAGCTTAGGTGCAACTCAGAAAAGTTTGCCTATGGATCCTTCATCAATTTATGGACAAGCAATTTTACAGTCAAAATCTGGACTAAGCAGTGCAG GATTGAATCAAGGTATTACAGGTCTTCCTTTGAAGGGTTGGCCTCTAACT GGAATCGACCAGTTACGACCAAATTTGGGTGTACAAATGCAGAAGCCAAATCTTCAGACCCAAAATCAGTTCCTTTTGGCACCTCAACAACAGCAAGTTTTGGGACAAGGTAATTCAACAAGTTATGGAGATATGGATCCTCGCAGATTTTCTGGACTGCCTAGGGGTAGCTTGAATGCAAAAGATGGTCAATCTACCAGAAATGATGGATCTATGTCCTCTCCAGTTTTATTGAGTTCACCAAAG ATAAAAATGGCTCAAATGCAGCACCCTTCCTCTCAACAACACGAACAATTACCACAACAGCAACTGCAACAG aaaaacagaaaaaggaaACAACACTCTTCCTCTGGACCTGCCAACAGCACTGGCACAGGAAACACTGTTGGCCCTTCACCCAGTTCGCCAGCATCAACTCACACGCCTGGTGATGGAATTAACACAGCCAATAGTATGCAGCATGTCAACAGTATGCCAAAAAGCTTGATGACGTATGGTCCAGATGGAACAGGACTTCCGGCATCTTCCAATTTACTG GATGACATTGGACGATTTGGAGATGTTGGTTCTTTAGAAGATAATGTGGAAtcatttttgtcaaatgatggGGGCGACGGGAGGGATCTGTATGGGACATTAAAGCAGAGTCCTAAACAGCACCAAAAAGATTCTTCTAAAG GTTTTACATTTGGTGAAGTTGGCTGCATACGCACCAGAACCAGTAAAGTTACTTGCTGTCACTTCTCTTCAGATGGGAAGTTGCTGGCTAGTGCTGGACATGACAAGAAG GTTGTCCTCTGGAACATGGATACTCTGCAGACAGAGAGTACTCCCGAAGAACATAAGTTAGTTATCACAGATGTTCGGTTTAGACCAAATTCATCTCAGCTGGCAACAGCTTCAGTTGACAAATCTATACGATTGTGGGATGCAGCCAAT CCTAACTATTGTTTACATGCATATACGGGGCACAACTCACCTATCATGTCCCTTGACTTCCACCCTAAGAAGACTGATCTATTTTGTTTCTGTGATCATGACAATGAAATTCGGTACTGGAATATTAACCCATTCTCTTGTATTCGTAGTTCGAAG GGAGGTACTGCGCAAGTGAGGTTTCAGCCAAGAACTGGACAACTGCTGGCAGCAGCCTCAGATAAAATGGTTTCCATCTTTGATGTCGAAACTGACAGGCAAACGCACTCGTTCCAG GGGCACTCTGACATGGTAAACTACATTTGTTGGCATGCAAATGGAGAATATCTGGCATCTGTCAGTCAGAACTTGGTGAAGATTTGGTCAATATCTTCGGGAGAGTGTATTCAGGAGCTCGGCTCTAACGGCAACCGGTTTCATTCGTGTGTTTTTCACCCAAGTTATTCAACTCTCTTGGTCATTGGAGGAATCTCG TCTTTGGAGCTGTGGAACATGGCTGAGAACAAGAGCATGACAGTGGCGGCACACGAGAATATAATCTCGGCTCTGGCTCAGTCGCCTGACACTGGAATGGTTGCGTCGGCAAGTCATGACAGCTCTGTCAAGTTATGGAAGTGA
- the LOC137725273 gene encoding uncharacterized protein, with product MAEEGHKVILNVYDLSQGLARQMSMAFLGKAIEGIWHTGLVVYGTEYYFGGGIQHAPAGSTPYGTPIKVVDLGVTHVPKDVFEMYLQEISPRYTAETYSLLTHNCNNFSNEVAQFLVGATIPDYILQLPNEVMGSPMGALIMPMIQNLEATLKSGAAPQAPQFRPPSMVQPTANIAKSSSTSSKETGDKSKSGVQQLTKSEERVASGSAVKPPNGVVDPLGDARSKVQEEISAEFAAIMASGTLRASEAAALATRKVMQRYGHAGSTMSQS from the exons ATGGCAGAG GAGGGTCACAAGGTTATTCTAAATGTATACGACCTGAGCCAAGGATTAGCCAGGCAAATGTCCATGGCTTTCTTGGGGAAAGCCATCGAGGGCATATG GCACACGGGATTGGTGGTTTATGGTACTGAGTACTATTTTGGGGGAGGCATACAACATGCTCCTGCTGGGTCAACGCCATATGGGACACCGATTAAAGTGGTAGATTTGGGTGTGACACATGTGCCCAAGGATGTCTTTGAGATGTATTTGCAGGAGATCAGTCCCCGGTATACTGCTGAAACCTATAGTTTGCTTACTCACAATTGCAACAACTTTAGCAATGAGGTTGCTCAATTTTTGGTGGGTGCAACCATTCCGGACTATATTTTGCAGCTTCCTAATGAAGTTATGGGCAGTCCAATGGGAGCTCTTATTA TGCCCATGATACAGAATCTGGAAGCAACGTTGAAAAGTGGTGCTGCTCCTCAAGCTCCACAATTCCGGCCTCCTTCCATGGTGCAACCAACAGCTAATATTGCGAAATCATCAAGTACTTCGAGCAAAGAGACTGGTGATAAATCGAAATCTGGAGTGCAGCAGCTCACCAAATCGGAGGAGCGGGTAGCATCAGGGAGTGCTGTTAAACCTCCCAACGGAGTTGTAGATCCTCTTGGGGATGCTCGTAGTAAGGTGCAAGAGGAGATCTCTGCTGAGTTTGCTGCGATCATGGCCAGTGGAACACTGCGTGCAAGCGAGGCTGCAGCCCTTGCAACGAGAAAAGTGATGCAGAGATATGGTCATGCAGGTTCCACGATGTCACAGAGTTAA